The stretch of DNA TATCTCTATGGCGATCAGGTTTATTCCTCTTTTGAGTGAAAAGTTTAATGAAGTGCGTGAAGCACAGCGAGCACGCGGACTTAATAGCAATATTGCAGCTCTTGCAATACCTTTAATTATAAAAACCATAAGAATGGCTTCAGAAGTTGCTGAAGCATTGGAGGCACGTTGTTATAATGTTGGTGCTGTTGATAAAGTATCTAACGATAAAAAAAATCCTCATAATGAAAGAATTATCTGATGAATACAAAAGATTTAACTTATATTGCCCTATTTGCGGCTATTTATGCTGTTTTGGGTCTTTTTCCTCCTATTTTTCTTCCTTTTCTTCTTGGAGTTCCTATTACAGCTCAATCTATGGGGCCGATGTTAGCAGGCTCTATACTCGGGGCGAAGAGGGGAGCTTTAGCATCGCTTCTTTTCCTTGTTCTTGTTGCGATTGGATTACCTCTCTTGCCTGGTGGTCGCGGTGGAATCAGTGTTTTTACAGGAGTTACGAGTGGTTATCTGATTAGTTTTCCATTTGCTGCATTTTTTATTGGTTTTATGGTTGAGCTATTTTGGTGTAGATTGAATTTTATA from Bartonella taylorii encodes:
- a CDS encoding biotin transporter BioY; translation: MNTKDLTYIALFAAIYAVLGLFPPIFLPFLLGVPITAQSMGPMLAGSILGAKRGALASLLFLVLVAIGLPLLPGGRGGISVFTGVTSGYLISFPFAAFFIGFMVELFWCRLNFIKLFVINTVGGIGIVYAFGIPWMAYITKISLLKALTVSSSFMIGGFVKVFIASFIALAIKKSVPLITSKKG